The DNA region TCGGCCCTGGCCTTGACCTCCTGGATGGCGACCTCGATGCCATCCAGTTCGGCCTGCTTGGCTTCCTTGAGTTCCGCCTCGATTTGAGTCAGAGCATCCTTGACCACCTGCTGCACGCGGGCGATGTGTTCCGAACCGATGACCTCGCCCGCCTGGGCGATGACGATCTCCGTGCTCCCAAAGAGGACGGCCTTGCGCACCTGCTTCCCCATGCGCTCCCGCAGGTCGCTTTCCAAACGCTGCCCTTCTTTCACGATAGGCTCCAGGCGCGAGGCCACCTCTTCGTTGTATCGCGTCTCGATTTGTTTGCGCTGCGCTTCGAGTTCCTTCAGGCGCTTGTCGCGGGAGGCCTTGACGCTGGCGATGCGGCTGTTGATTTGCGCGGCCAGGGTACGCTCGTCTTCGCCGATTTCCTCTTCCAACCGCTTAAGCGCGCGCTGGCGGGCCTCCTCATTCACATAGGTGACCACATACTGGGCAAAATAGAGCACCCGCTCCAAATTGCGCCGGGAAATGTCCAGGAGCAAACCCAGGTAGGACGGCACCCGGCGGGTATACCAAATGTGGGCCACGGGTGCCGCCAGGGTGATGTGGCCCATGCGCTCCCGGCGCACCGAGGACTTGGTGACCTGCACGCCGCACTTGTCGCAGGTCATACCCTTATAACGAGGATTTTTGAACTTTCCGCAGGCACATTGATAATCCCGCGTCGGGCCAAAAATCTTTTCGCAGAACAAACCGTCAGGTTCGGGTCGGAGGCGACGATAGTTAATGGTCTCAGGCTTTAGCACCTCACCGTGGGACCAACTGAGGATGGTCTCGGGCGAGGCCAAGTGAATACGCAGGGCAAGTAAATCTTTCGTTTCCACGCAGCGGCCTCCTGAAACGGTAAACTGGGCTTTTGACAAGGTGGACCAGCGCAGAGCCTTTGGCCCCCTAGATGACGGCCCTCGAGAGCGAAACTGGAGCAAGATATCTGTCGCAACGCATCATCGCCGGCCCGCCATCCCACCAATGAAGGGAACATAAACACAGAAAACAAGCGCGTGAGAACCTTCGCTCTCAAGCGCTTGCTCCGCGCTCGTGGCTCGCTATCCTTTTCTGCATGCTGCAGCAATTATAATCGGCCTCTTTAAGCCCGTCAAGGTTTGCCTGCGGAATCCTCTCCGGCAGGCTGGCGCAAAGGCAGGGCGATGAAGAAGGTGCTGCCCTTGCCCAATTGGCTTTCCACCCAAACGCGGCCATGGTGGCGATCGACAATGGATTTCACAATAGCCAGCCCCAGGCCCGACCCCTGCTGGCGCTGCACATCCCTCCGCTTGACCCGGAAGAAACGCTCAAACAAGCGCGGCTGGTCCACCGGCGCGATCCCCACCCCGGTATCTTCAACGGCAAACAGCACGCCGTCCTCGCCCTCCAGCGGACCGACCCGCACCGTCACCCGCCCCTCGGCCGGGGTGTACTTGATGGCATTATCCACTAAATTGCCCAGCGCCCGCTCCAGCAGATCTTCATCCGCCTCGATCAGGGGGGGCGTGCTGGCCGCCACTTCCATGTTCAGTTGAATGTGCTTGGCCCGGGCCTTCGGCTCGCCAGCGGCCACCACCCGTCGCACGACCTCCTCGGGAGACACCTGGCGTAACCGCAGACCTACTCCGGCCTCAATGCGGCCCAGGTCCAGCAAATTGTTCACCAGGTGCGCCATGCTGTCCACCGCCTGCAGGATTTGCCGCAGGTATTGCCGCTGGCGCTCGTTCAGATTGGCGGTCAGGTCCAACATGGTGGCGTAGCCCCGCAGCAGGGTGAGGGGCGAGCGCAGGTCGTGGCTCACCGTAGCCACGAATTCCGACTTGAGGGCGTCCAACTCTTTGTACCGGGTGATGTCGCGCAACAGGGCCACCCGCCCCACCATACGCGCGCCCATGCGCACCTCGCTCACCGAAGCGAAAAACACGCGGCCATCCTCCAGGGCGACCTCGGCCACCCGAGGGCGCTGTGCCCCTTTGGCGACGAGCAATTCCGCCAGGGAAGGCACAGGCAACACTTCGGAGAGGGGCAGCCCCACCTGATCCGGGCGCATTCCCAAGGCCTCCAGCGCTGCCGGATTGCACAAAAGCAGATTGCCCCGCACATCGGTCACCAGGATAGGATCCGGTGAAGAGGCGAGAATCGCTTCTAGGCGCTGCTTGTCCAGTTGCACTTCCAGCAAAAGGCGCACATTGGCCAGAGCCAAACTCAACTGGCTGGCCAGGGTGCGGAGGTAATCCAACAGATGAGGCTCTGGGGTGCGCCCTTCTGGGAGAAGCACATAAAACGCACCAAAAAGGTGCTCCTCATAACGCAGGGCCAGGGCCACCAAACTACCCACAGAGGTCTCCCGTGATAGGGGCCATCCTGGTACCCCTTGTGGCTGTCGCAAGATCACCTGTGTCTTGCTGTGGGTCCATTCCAAAACTAAGCGGTCTATCTTTTCCACGACTTCTGGCGTCGTGCCAACACCATACCCCAACCGTTCTGAACGCCGTTCACCGGCGGGCAAAGCGTCTGGCTGAAGCACCACACGCGCTAAAAGGGGGCGCACCTGCTGCGCCGCCTGTAGCACGGGTTGCACCAGCGTTTCCACCCGATTGGCCCTGGCAGTGCGCTGGCTGACCTCTAAAAGTTGCGCCAACTCGGTCAAGCGTTCTTTCAGTCGGCGGCGCATGGTCTCAAACGCCTGCCGCAACTGGCTGACCTCATCAACTCCTTCCACCGTGAGAGCATGATCCAGGTCGCCGCGGGCGATGCGTTGGGCCTCCCTGGCCAGAGAACGCAGGGATTGGGTCACCACCCGCAGCAGACTATACATCCCCAGCAACGAAAGGCCGTAGAGGGCCAGCGCTACCATGGCCAACGGCCAGGCGATGCGAAAGGCCATTTGACGCACCTGGGTCATCGGCAAAAGCACCACCACCCACCAGGGCCGCCCCAGGGTGCGTTGCGCCATCATCCAAAAACGCTCTCCAGCGGGACTATCCACCACAAGTAACTGGCCTTGAAGGCCCGTCCAAGACTCAGGCTGGAAAGCCACTGGCGAGTGGGCTAAATCCAAAGGATATAGCACTCGCCCTTCCTCGTCCAGGATAATACCCAGGCCACGGTCATCTTGCAAAGAGGCCAATACCTGGGTGATAGGTTCACTAACTGGACTCAGAGCGAGGTCCGCCCGGCCGATGAGCACCAGCCCTTGCTTTTTGAGGGGCATAATGAAACTGACCCAACCGGCCCGTTGCTGCCCCAACGCCGGAGAAGGGATGATTTGCATGGGCACGCCGCTCAAGGCGAACGGCACTGCTGACCATTCATCGGGGCTTAACCGCAACCCCTGCTCGGAGGGGTAAGCCGCCTGAATCCGCCCCTGGGCGTCAACCACAAGCAACCGGTTGAAAAACACCTCCTGGGGGTAGTACGCCGCCTGCAGCGCCTCCTCCAACGACGCGCTCGCCTCCCCGTGTTCCACCTCCTCGGCCAGCGCCTGGAGGTGTTGTTGACCAGCCTCCACAAAGGAAGGGATGCTGGTCGCGGCCAGACGCGTGACGACCAGCAAACGCTCGCGCAACATTTGTCGGGCCACCTGTACCGACACCACCCCACTCACCACCACCAGGGTCAGCCCAATCCCCACCGCCAGGGGGAAGGAAAGCCCCGCAAACCGCGCCGTCAGGCTGCGTTCCATCGGGGAGGGAACCGTGGCTTCTTCCTCCCGCCGACCCCAGGCGCACACAGGCAGCGATGAACAGAGCCAAGCCACGCCGCCCACCAGCAGTAATTCCAGCCCGCGAAAGGCCAACAGCGCGCCATAGCTTCCCGGTGCGATCCAGGTATCGGGATGGCTGAACCCGTACACCAGGGCTTCCCCCAGGAGCAGCGCTGCATAGGTCGCCAGGGCCATCAAGGCGCTCCCCCAGGGGCGGCGCAACACCCGAAAGAAGCGGGTCCGATAAGGCTGAAAGGCCGCCCAGGCCATGGCCCCCGCCAGGGTCACCTCAACCCAGAGGGAAAAAGCGGTATGCGTCCACAGCAAACCGCGCGCCGCGCCGACCAGAAGGGCCAGCACCATGGCCGGAAGAACGCCTAACCAGCCCGCCGCCAGCCCCCAAGAGAGAGAGCCCAAAGGCAGCCAGAGGGCCACACGCCGCTCCACCAGAGGGTTCCAGGGAAGTGCCGCCTGGGTGGGATAGGCTTTCCACCATGCCCCAAGGCCCACCAGGGCTAAGAGCAGCACGGCCAGGAGCGTGTAGCCGCTGCTCCAGGGCCGCCGCCGCCAGCGACGCCACCACAC from Anaerolineae bacterium includes:
- a CDS encoding HAMP domain-containing protein, which codes for MAWWQPASWYWRWPTGGWEWGVWIVWGVGLLLGGVWWRRWRRRPWSSGYTLLAVLLLALVGLGAWWKAYPTQAALPWNPLVERRVALWLPLGSLSWGLAAGWLGVLPAMVLALLVGAARGLLWTHTAFSLWVEVTLAGAMAWAAFQPYRTRFFRVLRRPWGSALMALATYAALLLGEALVYGFSHPDTWIAPGSYGALLAFRGLELLLVGGVAWLCSSLPVCAWGRREEEATVPSPMERSLTARFAGLSFPLAVGIGLTLVVVSGVVSVQVARQMLRERLLVVTRLAATSIPSFVEAGQQHLQALAEEVEHGEASASLEEALQAAYYPQEVFFNRLLVVDAQGRIQAAYPSEQGLRLSPDEWSAVPFALSGVPMQIIPSPALGQQRAGWVSFIMPLKKQGLVLIGRADLALSPVSEPITQVLASLQDDRGLGIILDEEGRVLYPLDLAHSPVAFQPESWTGLQGQLLVVDSPAGERFWMMAQRTLGRPWWVVVLLPMTQVRQMAFRIAWPLAMVALALYGLSLLGMYSLLRVVTQSLRSLAREAQRIARGDLDHALTVEGVDEVSQLRQAFETMRRRLKERLTELAQLLEVSQRTARANRVETLVQPVLQAAQQVRPLLARVVLQPDALPAGERRSERLGYGVGTTPEVVEKIDRLVLEWTHSKTQVILRQPQGVPGWPLSRETSVGSLVALALRYEEHLFGAFYVLLPEGRTPEPHLLDYLRTLASQLSLALANVRLLLEVQLDKQRLEAILASSPDPILVTDVRGNLLLCNPAALEALGMRPDQVGLPLSEVLPVPSLAELLVAKGAQRPRVAEVALEDGRVFFASVSEVRMGARMVGRVALLRDITRYKELDALKSEFVATVSHDLRSPLTLLRGYATMLDLTANLNERQRQYLRQILQAVDSMAHLVNNLLDLGRIEAGVGLRLRQVSPEEVVRRVVAAGEPKARAKHIQLNMEVAASTPPLIEADEDLLERALGNLVDNAIKYTPAEGRVTVRVGPLEGEDGVLFAVEDTGVGIAPVDQPRLFERFFRVKRRDVQRQQGSGLGLAIVKSIVDRHHGRVWVESQLGKGSTFFIALPLRQPAGEDSAGKP